The Radiobacillus deserti genomic interval TCCGACATTTCGTGCATAATCATTAAAAGTAAATAGTTTCTCTACAACGGTCTTTCCATAATTCACTTCCTGCACATTATCAAAAGCTTTTATTTCATCTGCTACACGAGATGTATCAGATGGATCTGTTGTTTTTACTATATACGCGTGATTAAGTGGGTTATCCTGTTCGAATAACTCCCACGCTTTTCCTTGTTCCCCCATGCTATCGATTAAAGAGTTTAACTCTTCTTCTTTAGAGGAAAATTCAACAGTAGAGACTTCTGGAATTTTTTTAATTTTTTCACCAATCGAATCAATTTGACTTTGATTTGCTGTTAAATCGATTAACACCTTAATCTCGACATCTTCTTCGATGTTACCCGCGATTTGGTTTAGATTAAGCATAAGCATTAAAAAGGCGCCAACTAGAATCAACGTTGTCGTAACAGCAGCAATAGATGCAAATGTCATCCAACCGTTACGCAAGATGTTTTTGGCCCCTTCTCTTAGATGCCTTTTCACTGTATTAAAGGTCATAGCCATATTCACCCCGACTTTCGTCACGTACGATCCGTCCGCCTTCAATAGCAATGACACGTTTTTTGATCGTATTTACGATATCCTTGCTGTGTGTGGCCATGATAATGGTTGTACCACTTGCATTAATTTCTTCAAGAATATTCATGATTTCCCAAGATGTCTCTGGATCTAAGTTACCAGTTGGCTCGTCCGCAATTAACAAGCTTGGCTTGTTTACAATCGCACGAGCAATCGATACACGTTGTTGCTCTCCTCCAGACAGTTCATCTGGTATAAAACGAGCTTTATTCTTAAGTCCTACTAAATCTAGAACCTCCATTACACGTCTGCGAATCGCTTTAGGATTTTCTTCAATTACTTCAAGGGCAAAAGCAACATTCTCATAAACAGAAAGTCTAGGGAGTAATTTAAAGTCTTGGAAGACTACTCCTATATTTCTTCGTAGGTAAGGAACGTCCTTCCATTTCATATTGTGTAGCGTTTGCTTATGAATTCGAATATACCCCTTAGAAGGCTTTACTTCTCGATAAATCATTTTTATAAAGGTGGATTTGCCAGCCCCACTTGGGCCTACTACATATACAAACTCACCCTCATCAATCTGAACGTCTATACCG includes:
- the ftsE gene encoding cell division ATP-binding protein FtsE; amino-acid sequence: MIDMQGVQKTYPNGVQALSGIDVQIDEGEFVYVVGPSGAGKSTFIKMIYREVKPSKGYIRIHKQTLHNMKWKDVPYLRRNIGVVFQDFKLLPRLSVYENVAFALEVIEENPKAIRRRVMEVLDLVGLKNKARFIPDELSGGEQQRVSIARAIVNKPSLLIADEPTGNLDPETSWEIMNILEEINASGTTIIMATHSKDIVNTIKKRVIAIEGGRIVRDESRGEYGYDL
- the ftsX gene encoding permease-like cell division protein FtsX → MTFNTVKRHLREGAKNILRNGWMTFASIAAVTTTLILVGAFLMLMLNLNQIAGNIEEDVEIKVLIDLTANQSQIDSIGEKIKKIPEVSTVEFSSKEEELNSLIDSMGEQGKAWELFEQDNPLNHAYIVKTTDPSDTSRVADEIKAFDNVQEVNYGKTVVEKLFTFNDYARNVGLALIIGLVFTAIFLISNTIKITIMARSKEIGIMKLVGATNAFIRWPFFIEGLLLGVLGSIIPIALILGGYYYLEANVSSLISFDFVELLPFNPFAWQLSLIILVIGAGIGVWGSVMSVRKFLKV